The window ACGGCGGCGACGGCGGCCGCGAGCGCGCGCTCCGTCGTCTCGACGAGCCGGACCTTCTCCGGCGGTCGCCGCTCGCCGACGAGGAAGCTGACGGCCGCGTCCGCGGCGACGCCGTCCTTGGTGACGGCGAGGTCCAGGGTCAGGAGGTCGCCGTCGGCGAGCGTGCGGTCGTGGGGCCGGCCGTGGAGCACCGCGTCCTCGACCGCCGTGCAGACGTGGTGGCCGAAGGGCCCCCGTCCGAAGGAGGGGGCGTAGTCGACGTAGCAGGACTCCGCGCCCGCCTCGGCGATCAGCTCGCGGGCCCAGGCGTCGACCTCGAGGAGGTTGGTGCCGACGGCGCAGCGCTCGCGGAGCGTCCGGAGGGTGTCGGCGACGACACGTCCGGTGACGCGGGCGCGGGCCACCTCCGCCGGGGAGAGGATCTCGATCACGGGTGCTCCTTCGTCGTGCCGGGCGGCGGTCATGACCGCCCACGCTGCCTCTCCGGGCGACGGTGGTCACGGTGGGGCGGTCTAAGTATCCCGGTCAAGGTATCCCGGCCATCCCGGCTAGGGTCAGGGCATGGTCCGACTCCCGCTCAGCCCCGAGGACGTCGCCCGAGGCCGCCGGCTGGGCGCGCTGCTGCGCCGGGCGCGGGGTGACCGCTCGATGCTCATGACGGCGCTCGAGGCCGGTGTCTCGCCGGAGACGTTGCGCAAGATCGAGTCCGGCCGGGTCGCGACGCCGTCCTTCTCGACCGTCGCCGCCGTCGCCGGGGTGCTCGGGCTCTCGCTCGACGTGGTGTG is drawn from Pseudokineococcus lusitanus and contains these coding sequences:
- the map gene encoding type I methionyl aminopeptidase produces the protein MIEILSPAEVARARVTGRVVADTLRTLRERCAVGTNLLEVDAWARELIAEAGAESCYVDYAPSFGRGPFGHHVCTAVEDAVLHGRPHDRTLADGDLLTLDLAVTKDGVAADAAVSFLVGERRPPEKVRLVETTERALAAAVAAVRPGARTGDVSAAVGAVLRGAGYRVNTDFGGHGIGSTMHQDPHVANDGRPGRGYRLRPGLLLALEPWVMAGTDRLVTDPDGWTLRSADGSPTSHSEHTVAVTEDGAEVLTLPTPR
- a CDS encoding helix-turn-helix transcriptional regulator; translation: MVRLPLSPEDVARGRRLGALLRRARGDRSMLMTALEAGVSPETLRKIESGRVATPSFSTVAAVAGVLGLSLDVVWAEVARPAVGDAGAGDPPAVTDGAGAGADGPRAQGRSAAS